The following coding sequences lie in one Rutidosis leptorrhynchoides isolate AG116_Rl617_1_P2 chromosome 4, CSIRO_AGI_Rlap_v1, whole genome shotgun sequence genomic window:
- the LOC139843179 gene encoding uncharacterized protein → MELLKDVIAPLLKQQEQRLFIPRYPRPSGLKLLTLRASPKIVPLLIVDSTKLHTNCFSNDVKHFRIFGCVCYVLNDEDNLGKFDVRGDEAIFIGYSQDRVAYRVYNRRTRIIKESTNVKFDEISGMVLGHNGSRPGLNSDPHFRHVPLATSDDLDVLFEPIIHPLPSNPTVPSEPALPESITISSSTLAVVGESPSNESNSSDFLLLDDLDTGVSSSNNAPIFNPHPPAVESSTLESNEETPSNETDTLVPLWEEHATYPTDNTERSGSSSSSHTDSSLNDESTTPLPHSTKWTADHLIHQIIGDPDAPVRTRKASNNECLLAAFLSTIEPKTAFEALQDPDWSIAMQEEIHQFDRLEVWEIVPRPSGKTIIDTKWIFKNKKDPHGIIIRNKARLVAKGYRQQEGIDYDETFAPVARLEAIRLFLSYAAHKRFTVYQMDVKTAFLNGILQEEVYVSQPEGFIDSKHPNHVYLFSKALYGLKQAPRAWYETLTAFLLKNGFSCGIIDTTLFIRKQKEHILLIQVYVDDIIFGSTSPALCYEFSELMKNKFE, encoded by the exons ATGGAGTTGTTGAAAGACGTAATCGCACCCTTGTTGAAGCAGCAAGAACAACGCTTGTTTATTCCAAGATACCCCCGTCCCTCTGGGCTGAAGCTGTTAACACTGCGTGCTTCACCCAAAATTGTTCCATTATTAATCGTCGATTCGACAAAACTCCATACGAACTGCTTTTCAAATGACGTGAAGCACTTTCGCATATTCGGATGCGTGTGCTATGTTCTAAATGACGAGGACAACCTTGGAAAGTTTGATGTTCGTGGTGATGAAGCAATATTTATTGGCTACTCTCAAGATCGTGTGGCATATCGTGTTTATAATCGTCGAACTCGAATCATTAAAGAAAGCACCAATGTCAAGTTTGATGAGATTTCTGGAATGGTTCTTGGCCATAACGGCTCTCGCCCCGGACTTAATTCTGATCCTCACTTCCGACATGTTCCACTGGCCACCTCTGATGATCTAGATGTATTGTTTGAACCCATCATCCATCCATTGCCATCAAACCCCACGGTACCCTCAGAACCGGCTCTCCCCGAATCAATCACAATCAGTTCCTCTACTCTAGCAGTTGTGGGCGAATCACCATCGAACGAAAGTAATTCctccgattttcttcttctagatgaCCTTGATACTGGAGTGTCTTCCTCAAACAACGCTCCCATTTTCAACCCTCATCCTCCAGCTGTTGAATCATCTACTCTCGAATCTAATGAAGAAACTCCTTCAAATGAAACAG ATACCCTTGTTCCTCTGTGGGAAGAACATGCCACCTACCCCACTGACAACACTGAACGTTCTGGATCCTCATCTTCCTCGCATACCGACTCCTCCCTTAATGACGAATCTACTACACCTCTCCCACATTCCACGAAATGGACTGCGGATCATCTAATTCATCAAATCATTGGTGATCCAGATGCTCCCGTTCGCACTCGCAAGGCTTCCAACAATGAATGCCTTTTAGCTGCCTTTCTGAGCACGATCGAACCTAAAACTGCCTTTGAGGCCCTCCAAGATCCCGACTGGTCTATagccatgcaagaagaaattcatcaatttgatcggCTTGAAGTATGGGAAATTGTTCCACGTCCATCTGGAAAAACCATTATTGAtaccaagtggatcttcaaaaataAGAAGGATCCTCACGGCATCATCATTCGTAACAAAGCACGTCTTGTAGCAAAAGGATACAGACAACAAGAAGGAATTGACTACGACGAAACATTTGCTCCTGTGGCTCGATTAGAAGCCATACGTCTATTTCTCTCATATGCTGCTCACAAGCGATTCACCGTTTATCAAATGGACGTAAAAACTGCCTTTCTGAACGGGATTCTTCAAGAAGAGGTCTATGTTAGTCAACCTGAAGGTTTCATAGACTCCAAACACCCCAATCACGTGTATCTCTTTTCCAAGGCTCTTTATGGTCTAAAACAGGCACCCAGGGCATGGTATGAAACCCTAACCGCTTTTCTTCTCAAGAACGGCTTCTCATGTGGAATCATTGACACGACTCTATTCATCAGAAAACAGAAAGAACACATCTTGTTAATTCAagtctatgttgatgacatcattTTCGGTTCCACTTCCCCCGCTCTCTGCTATGAGTTTTCTGAACTCATGAAGAACAAGTTTGAATGA